A single genomic interval of Pyrus communis chromosome 7, drPyrComm1.1, whole genome shotgun sequence harbors:
- the LOC137739540 gene encoding eukaryotic initiation factor 4A-III homolog A-like, which produces MADSVTMDALEAITTFESMRLNDDVLRGIYHFGFQKPSAIQQRALVPIIGGHDVIAQAQSGTGKTSMIAVAVCQLANTASREVQALILSPTRELAAQTEKVVLAVGGFVNVQAHACVGGKSVGEDIRKLEHGVHVVSGTPGRVCDMIRRGALRTRSIKLLVLDEADEMLTREFKDQIYEVYRYLRPDLQVCLISATLPQEILEMTNKFMTDPVRILVNRDELTLEGIKQFFVAVEREEWKFDTLCDLYDNLTITQAVIFCNTKQKVDWLTEKMRSNNFTVSSTHGDMPQMERDAIMAEFRSGNTRVLITTDVLARGLDVQQVSLVINYDLPNNRELYIHRIGRSGRFGRKGVAINFVKSDDVRILRDIEQYYSTQIDEMPMNVADLI; this is translated from the exons ATGGCGGATTCGGTGACGATGGATGCGTTAGAGGCGATCACGACCTTCGAATCGATGCGGTTAAACGACGACGTTCTCAGAGGCATCTACCACTTCGGCTTCCAGAAGCCCTCCGCCATCCAGCAGCGCGCCCTTGTCCCTATCATCGGCGGCCACGACGTCATAGCCCAGGCCCAGTCTGGCACCGGAAAAACGTCCATGATTGCCGTCGCTGTCTGCCAGCTCGCCAACACCGCCTCCAGGGAGGTCCAGGCGCTGATACTCTCGCCGACGAGGGAACTGGCGGCGCAGACGGAGAAGGTGGTGCTGGCGGTTGGGGGTTTCGTGAATGTACAGGCGCATGCTTGTGTTGGAGGCAAAAGCGTGGGCGAGGATATCAGAAAGCTTGAGCACGGGGTCCATGTGGTGTCTGGAACACCCGGCAGAGTCTGCGACATGATCAGGAGGGGAGCTCTGCGCACCCGATCGATCAAACTGTTAGTTCTG GATGAAGCTGATGAGATGCTGACCAGAGAATTCAAGGATCAGATTTACGAGGTCTACCGATATCTTCGACCTGACCTGCAG GTTTGCTTAATTTCCGCTACACTTCCTCAAGAAATTTTGGAGATGACCAACAAGTTTATGACTGACCCTGTTAGGATCCTTGTCAATCGTGATGAATTGACTTTGGAG GGGATCAAGCAGTTTTTCGTTGCGGTTGAAAGAGAAGAATGGAAGTTTGACACTTTATGTGATCTGTATGATAATCTTACAATTACTCAAGCTGTTATCTTTTGCAACACAAAGCAAAAG GTGGACTGGCTCACTGAGAAGATGCGGAGCAATAACTTTACTGTGTCTTCAACGCATGGAGACATGCCTCAGATGGAGAGGGATGCTATTATGGCTGAATTTCGCAGTGGCAATACTCGTGTCCTCATCACCACAGATGTTTTGGCCCGGGGTCTTGATGTTCAGCAG GTTTCCTTGGTTATCAATTATGATCTTCCAAACAACCGAGAGCTCTATATTCATCGGATTGGTCGTTCCGGCCGTTTTGGGCGCAAG GGAGTGGCAATAAACTTTGTCAAAAGCGACGATGTAAGGATTTTAAGAGACATTGAGCAGTACTACAGTACCCAGATTGACGAAATGCCAATGAACGTTGCAGATTTGATATGA